From the genome of Scytonema hofmannii PCC 7110, one region includes:
- a CDS encoding FAD-dependent monooxygenase, which yields MKQETDVLIVGGGPVGLSTALELRYQGINCILIEQSDGVVTDPKVSTVGPRSMELYRRWGISQQIRNAGWPFDHTLDVAWVTAVGGYEIYRINFPSYAERSLPDYTPEPEQVCPQNLVAPVLMDALGQYPAGVIKLLCRLESFEQTEEGVVAHVTNLVSGNTETISAKYMVACDGARSTVRKACNVETPSFHPTQLFQSVVFKAPELPSQLGSRNAMVFFLVNPTLQEPLRSVDGRGSYRLILKPKEDGQLRNPEEAVREAIAIDTPIEIVSNLKWYLTHRVADRFRQGRVFFAGDSAHTLSPSGGFGMNTGIGDALDLGWKLAATLKGWGGENLLDTYDMERRPIAVRNLEEANANLQRGQKRAVPPAIMSDSPEGEAIRNSMAEGLERSGVKREFDAPGVHFGFRYESPIVILDGTAPNGDPFQWTQNSYPGSRAPHAWLEPNKSILDLFGQGYVLLCFQGQQGTETFAKACYERRVPLTISLIEKPEIAQLYEKAYVLVRPDGHVAWRGDRLPSDSGTLIDRIRGCF from the coding sequence ATGAAACAGGAAACAGATGTTCTCATTGTTGGTGGTGGACCAGTCGGCTTATCAACAGCACTTGAATTGCGTTATCAAGGTATTAATTGTATCCTAATAGAGCAATCCGACGGAGTTGTGACTGACCCGAAAGTCAGCACCGTTGGACCCCGCTCAATGGAACTGTACCGCCGTTGGGGTATCTCTCAGCAAATACGCAATGCGGGATGGCCTTTTGACCACACTTTAGATGTTGCATGGGTAACGGCTGTTGGTGGTTACGAAATATACCGTATTAATTTTCCATCCTATGCAGAGAGAAGTTTACCTGACTATACGCCAGAACCAGAGCAAGTTTGCCCTCAAAATTTGGTCGCGCCAGTTCTGATGGATGCTTTGGGACAATATCCAGCAGGAGTCATTAAGCTTCTTTGTCGTTTGGAAAGCTTTGAACAAACGGAGGAAGGAGTTGTTGCTCATGTGACAAATCTAGTATCGGGAAACACGGAAACTATCAGTGCCAAGTATATGGTGGCTTGCGATGGTGCTCGCAGTACAGTCCGCAAAGCTTGTAACGTTGAGACTCCATCATTCCATCCCACCCAACTGTTTCAAAGCGTTGTGTTTAAAGCACCAGAGTTACCCAGTCAATTGGGATCGCGCAACGCTATGGTTTTCTTCCTGGTTAACCCCACTTTACAAGAACCACTCCGATCTGTGGATGGACGGGGATCGTACCGCTTGATTCTTAAGCCAAAAGAAGATGGTCAGTTGCGGAACCCAGAAGAAGCAGTTCGAGAAGCGATCGCAATCGATACCCCCATTGAGATCGTTTCCAATCTTAAATGGTATCTCACCCATCGCGTTGCCGATCGCTTCCGTCAAGGACGCGTTTTCTTTGCAGGCGATTCTGCTCATACACTCTCACCTTCCGGTGGTTTTGGTATGAACACGGGGATCGGCGATGCACTCGATCTGGGCTGGAAACTGGCTGCTACACTCAAAGGCTGGGGCGGAGAAAACTTGCTCGATACCTATGACATGGAAAGGCGTCCCATTGCAGTCCGAAACCTTGAAGAAGCTAACGCCAACCTCCAACGCGGTCAAAAACGTGCTGTCCCCCCAGCAATTATGAGCGATTCGCCTGAAGGTGAAGCCATCCGCAATTCCATGGCTGAAGGTTTAGAGCGTAGTGGCGTTAAGCGCGAGTTCGACGCACCAGGAGTTCATTTTGGATTCCGTTACGAGTCACCTATTGTTATTCTTGATGGTACGGCTCCCAACGGCGATCCCTTCCAATGGACTCAGAATAGTTATCCCGGATCGCGAGCACCTCATGCATGGTTAGAACCTAACAAATCTATATTAGATCTTTTTGGTCAAGGGTATGTGCTGTTGTGCTTCCAAGGACAACAAGGAACTGAAACTTTTGCCAAAGCTTGCTACGAAAGACGCGTTCCACTGACAATAAGTTTGATCGAAAAACCGGAGATTGCCCAACTTTATGAAAAAGCTTATGTACTTGTGCGACCAGAC